Proteins encoded within one genomic window of Bacillus sp. F19:
- a CDS encoding cysteine protease StiP family protein produces MNKVEQQLPKPAAMGSYSEQDVIFLLKDLSQASLEKSTLEREQAVQSGTHYSEMLPIEYKPTDEYLQLFHHSLDMYKQKLAIAVGAVAERILKEKGRSIVLVSLARAGTPIGILMKRYLLETYNLNVPHYSVSIVRGRGIDENAMRYIAQNHPNDHVQFVDGWTGKGAITRELTEAVAGFNRKYEMNINDSLAVLADPGYCTEIYGTREDFLIPSACLNSTVSGLVSRTVLNDQFIGPDDFHGAKYYSELLPEDVSNHFIDVVVSEFAHVSGEIGEQVLKLEAEDKEPTWKGIRDIKQIQDDFSIENIHHVKPGVGETTRVLLRRIPWKILVKDLNNKDLEHIFLLAKERNVPVIEYKNMSYSCCGIIKPLN; encoded by the coding sequence ATGAATAAGGTGGAGCAGCAATTGCCAAAACCGGCAGCAATGGGAAGCTATTCGGAGCAGGACGTTATTTTCTTATTAAAGGACCTGAGTCAGGCCAGCCTTGAAAAATCAACCTTAGAAAGAGAGCAGGCTGTTCAAAGCGGAACCCATTACTCAGAAATGCTTCCGATTGAATACAAGCCGACAGATGAATATTTACAGCTTTTTCATCATTCCTTAGATATGTACAAACAAAAACTGGCGATTGCAGTAGGAGCCGTTGCAGAGCGCATCCTTAAAGAGAAGGGCCGCAGCATCGTTCTTGTATCACTTGCAAGAGCAGGTACGCCGATCGGCATTTTGATGAAGAGATATCTGCTAGAAACCTATAATCTTAACGTTCCTCATTATAGTGTTTCCATCGTCAGAGGCCGCGGCATTGATGAAAATGCGATGAGATATATTGCTCAGAATCATCCGAATGATCATGTGCAGTTTGTGGACGGCTGGACTGGGAAAGGCGCTATTACGAGAGAACTGACAGAGGCTGTCGCCGGCTTCAACAGGAAATACGAAATGAATATCAATGATTCACTTGCTGTCTTGGCAGATCCTGGCTATTGCACGGAGATTTACGGAACCAGAGAAGACTTCTTAATTCCAAGTGCCTGCTTAAATTCTACCGTTTCAGGATTGGTCAGCAGGACCGTATTAAATGACCAGTTCATTGGACCTGATGATTTTCACGGGGCTAAATATTATTCTGAACTGCTTCCTGAGGATGTTTCGAATCATTTTATTGACGTTGTCGTTTCAGAGTTTGCGCATGTTTCGGGTGAAATCGGCGAGCAAGTGTTAAAGCTTGAGGCAGAGGATAAAGAACCGACTTGGAAAGGCATCCGGGATATTAAACAAATTCAGGATGATTTCAGCATAGAAAATATTCATCATGTTAAACCTGGAGTCGGAGAAACAACTCGTGTACTTTTGCGCAGAATACCTTGGAAAATTCTTGTGAAAGATTTAAACAATAAGGATCTTGAACACATTTTCCTGCTTGCAAAAGAAAGAAACGTACCGGTAATCGAATATAAGAACATGTCATATTCATGCTGCGGGATTATTAAGCCCCTAAACTAG